The proteins below come from a single Plantactinospora sp. KBS50 genomic window:
- a CDS encoding cytochrome P450 yields MDTVTGTPAEPEVPYIADPYPTLARIRANGPVSILHSDEGLPMWVIPRYRDVRAALADPRFGQDARRAQALADNRVAGVTLGGDVVHMLNSDPPDHTRLRRLIHAAFTARRVAAMRPMVERITTSLLDGLADRRTVDIVQDFAFPLPMLVICELLGFPAEDRGAYRAWSTAILTHSDDPADFATALGEMTDYIAGQLRHRRNHPGDDILTDLLAAREDGQLTDEEIVGMVFLLLIGGHETTVNLLGTATLALLRNPDQHRWLLANLDALPGAIDEFLRYESPVSMATLRFTTDPVTVDGVQIPAGELVLISLGGANRDPDRFPEPDRLMLDRRDAGHLAFGHGLHRCLGAFLGKLEGEVALGALLGRHPDLTLAADVHRLPWRNTIMLRGLESLPVVLGG; encoded by the coding sequence ATGGACACCGTGACCGGCACGCCGGCCGAGCCCGAGGTGCCGTACATCGCCGACCCGTACCCGACGCTGGCCCGGATCCGGGCCAACGGCCCGGTGTCGATCCTGCACAGCGACGAGGGTCTGCCCATGTGGGTGATCCCGCGCTACCGCGACGTGCGGGCGGCGCTGGCCGACCCGCGGTTCGGCCAGGACGCCCGCCGGGCGCAGGCGCTCGCCGACAACCGGGTCGCCGGCGTCACCCTGGGCGGCGACGTCGTGCACATGCTCAACAGCGACCCACCCGACCACACCCGGCTGCGCCGGCTCATCCACGCGGCGTTCACCGCCCGGCGGGTGGCGGCGATGCGGCCGATGGTGGAACGGATCACCACCTCGCTGCTGGACGGTCTCGCCGACCGGCGGACGGTCGACATCGTGCAGGACTTCGCCTTCCCGCTGCCCATGCTGGTCATCTGCGAACTGCTCGGCTTCCCGGCGGAGGATCGGGGCGCGTACCGGGCCTGGTCCACGGCCATCCTCACGCACAGCGACGACCCGGCCGACTTCGCCACGGCGCTGGGCGAGATGACCGACTACATCGCCGGTCAGCTGCGGCACCGGCGCAACCACCCCGGCGACGACATCCTCACCGACCTGCTGGCCGCCCGCGAGGACGGCCAGCTCACCGACGAGGAGATCGTGGGCATGGTCTTCCTGCTGCTGATCGGCGGTCACGAGACGACCGTCAACCTGCTGGGCACCGCCACCCTCGCCCTGCTGCGCAACCCCGACCAGCACCGGTGGCTGCTGGCCAACCTCGACGCGCTGCCGGGCGCGATCGACGAGTTCCTCCGCTACGAGTCGCCGGTCAGCATGGCGACCCTCCGGTTCACCACCGACCCGGTCACCGTCGACGGCGTACAGATCCCCGCCGGCGAGCTGGTCCTGATCTCGCTGGGCGGGGCCAACCGGGATCCCGACCGGTTCCCGGAGCCGGACCGGTTGATGCTGGACCGGCGGGATGCCGGCCATCTGGCCTTCGGGCACGGCCTGCACCGCTGCCTCGGTGCGTTCCTCGGCAAGCTGGAGGGTGAGGTGGCGCTCGGCGCCCTGCTGGGCCGGCATCCCGACCTGACCCTCGCCGCGGACGTCCACCGGTTGCCGTGGCGGAACACGATCATGCTGCGCGGGCTGGAGTCACTGCCGGTGGTCCTCGGTGGGTGA
- a CDS encoding DUF5825 family protein: MPGPAGSVGSAGWTAAGVEVELSRDYEPGAGRLPGMSFGTRRLAGAWQPLAADLYRAGVRHARLAEPVELCPAAGVGSARALVLIRELTAHAVAVDWVARCRDGCAGQGLFNHLYPPDRVDGAGEDAAVRGWRESFFLGKCVFRRGPGFAEVRDRRLGSLEMFTIDEPEHLAAVRELTEGVPADRVPPAVRRDLADARLIAEQAGHLWWLPTRAYRWPFPALAV, from the coding sequence TTGCCCGGCCCGGCCGGCTCGGTGGGCTCGGCCGGCTGGACCGCTGCGGGGGTCGAGGTGGAGCTGTCCCGGGACTACGAGCCCGGCGCGGGACGGCTCCCGGGAATGTCCTTCGGCACCCGGCGGCTCGCCGGAGCGTGGCAGCCGCTGGCCGCAGACCTGTACCGGGCCGGCGTCCGGCATGCCCGGCTCGCCGAACCGGTCGAGCTGTGTCCGGCGGCCGGGGTCGGCTCCGCCCGCGCCCTGGTGCTGATCCGGGAGTTGACCGCGCACGCGGTCGCCGTCGACTGGGTGGCCCGCTGCCGCGACGGCTGCGCCGGCCAGGGGCTGTTCAACCACCTGTACCCGCCGGACCGGGTCGACGGCGCCGGCGAGGACGCGGCGGTACGCGGCTGGCGGGAGTCGTTCTTCCTCGGCAAGTGCGTGTTCCGCCGCGGCCCGGGATTCGCCGAGGTCCGCGACCGGCGGCTCGGCTCGCTGGAGATGTTCACCATCGACGAACCGGAGCACCTGGCGGCGGTGCGGGAGCTGACCGAGGGCGTCCCGGCCGACCGGGTACCCCCGGCGGTGCGCCGCGACCTGGCCGACGCGCGGCTGATCGCCGAGCAGGCCGGACATCTGTGGTGGCTGCCGACCCGGGCGTACCGGTGGCCGTTTCCCGCACTGGCCGTATAG
- a CDS encoding RiPP maturation radical SAM C-methyltransferase: MKVVLVHMPWGSIDVPSLALGILRAAAGRAGHEVRVRYANLDFVDWVTGVTDFSLADYQYFSESSYFLGAGDWVFAELLDDRDRPYDSYARLLTEGGSTDAEIALTEATRRLVPGFIRELAAELVDSGAGVVGFTTTFQQNAASLAVARAIKRLRPEIRIVFGGANCDGPQGAALHRNFRYVDYVVRGEGEVAFPQLLDVLAGAPGATELADISGLCWRDADGTARANPMSSRPLPPADIVAPDYAGYLDRLDASAAADWVAPRLVVEGSRGCWWGEKHHCTFCGLNGSFMQFRSKSPARFLDEVLDLARRHQLLDFIVVDNILDMAYFDSVLRRLAESEYDVRLHFEVKANLRRHHFQQLGESGAVQVQPGVENLSSHVLRLMDKGVTGCQNVRALRDAQSAGVTASWNYLYGFPGETAQDYTDVIAQLPALCHLEPPIGSARIAIERFSPYFDRPELGFDNLRAAPQYTEIYRLPEAELADLAYIFTSVPSGIDRTQAADLDAALASWQERYPVSRLSYTALPDRIVLVSRRAAYDWSVLELATPAEIELFRLLDQPRTAATLAARVPGGAPVVGPLLERWSELGILFHDAGHQVHVAVESNNQVLARMEHRRTAAAVATSGRVEEEQRAAVVS; encoded by the coding sequence ATGAAGGTCGTCCTGGTGCACATGCCGTGGGGTTCGATCGACGTGCCCTCGCTGGCGCTGGGCATCCTGCGCGCGGCGGCCGGCCGGGCCGGTCACGAGGTGCGGGTGCGCTACGCCAACCTGGACTTCGTCGACTGGGTCACCGGGGTCACCGACTTCTCGCTGGCCGACTACCAGTACTTCTCCGAGTCCTCGTACTTCCTCGGCGCCGGGGACTGGGTCTTCGCCGAACTGCTCGACGACCGGGACCGCCCGTACGACTCGTACGCGCGGCTGCTCACCGAGGGTGGCTCGACCGACGCCGAGATCGCGCTTACCGAGGCGACCCGCCGGCTGGTGCCGGGCTTCATCCGCGAACTCGCCGCCGAACTGGTCGACAGCGGGGCCGGCGTGGTCGGCTTCACCACCACCTTCCAGCAGAACGCCGCGAGCCTCGCCGTGGCGCGGGCCATCAAGCGGCTGCGGCCGGAGATCCGGATCGTCTTCGGCGGCGCGAACTGCGACGGACCGCAGGGGGCGGCGCTGCACCGCAACTTCCGGTACGTCGACTACGTGGTCCGCGGCGAGGGAGAGGTGGCCTTCCCGCAACTGCTCGACGTCCTGGCCGGAGCCCCCGGCGCGACGGAGCTGGCCGACATATCCGGGCTGTGCTGGCGGGACGCCGACGGGACCGCACGGGCCAACCCCATGTCGTCCCGGCCGCTGCCACCGGCCGACATCGTCGCCCCCGACTACGCCGGATACCTGGACCGGCTGGACGCCTCGGCGGCGGCCGACTGGGTGGCGCCGCGGCTGGTCGTGGAGGGCTCCCGCGGATGCTGGTGGGGCGAGAAGCACCACTGCACGTTCTGCGGACTCAACGGGTCGTTCATGCAGTTCCGCAGCAAGAGCCCGGCGCGCTTCCTCGACGAGGTGCTCGACCTGGCCCGGCGGCACCAACTGCTCGACTTCATCGTGGTCGACAACATCCTGGACATGGCCTACTTCGACTCGGTGCTGCGGCGGCTGGCCGAGTCGGAGTACGACGTCCGGCTGCACTTCGAGGTCAAGGCCAACCTGCGCCGGCACCACTTCCAGCAGTTGGGCGAGTCCGGCGCCGTGCAGGTCCAGCCGGGGGTGGAGAACCTCAGCAGCCACGTGCTGCGGTTGATGGACAAGGGCGTGACCGGTTGCCAGAACGTCCGCGCGCTGCGCGACGCGCAGAGCGCCGGCGTGACGGCGAGCTGGAACTACCTGTACGGGTTCCCCGGCGAGACCGCGCAGGACTACACCGACGTCATCGCGCAACTGCCGGCCCTGTGCCACCTGGAGCCGCCGATCGGCTCCGCGCGGATCGCCATCGAGCGGTTCAGCCCCTACTTCGACCGTCCCGAGCTGGGGTTCGACAACCTGCGGGCGGCACCGCAGTACACCGAGATCTACCGGCTGCCCGAGGCGGAACTCGCCGACCTGGCGTACATCTTCACGTCCGTGCCCAGCGGCATCGACCGTACGCAGGCGGCCGACCTCGACGCGGCGCTGGCGAGCTGGCAGGAGCGGTACCCGGTCAGCCGGCTCAGCTACACGGCGCTGCCGGACAGGATCGTGCTGGTCAGCCGGCGCGCGGCGTACGACTGGTCGGTGCTGGAGCTGGCCACCCCGGCGGAGATCGAGCTGTTCCGGCTGCTCGACCAGCCGCGTACCGCCGCCACCCTGGCGGCCAGGGTGCCCGGCGGGGCGCCGGTGGTCGGGCCGCTGCTGGAGCGCTGGTCGGAGCTGGGCATCCTCTTCCACGACGCCGGCCACCAGGTGCACGTCGCGGTCGAGTCCAACAATCAGGTGCTGGCGCGGATGGAGCACCGCCGGACCGCCGCCGCGGTGGCCACCTCCGGACGGGTCGAGGAGGAGCAGCGTGCCGCCGTCGTCAGCTGA
- a CDS encoding prolyl oligopeptidase family serine peptidase produces the protein MTTPHAPAFAAHRPARAIELHDDGTSTQVLAWDRDTRARRIRTNAAHGVTACDIEPDGEHFWWFDADPTGAGIWRRQPVWPLPTAVAEPPPARTGPAPAVAEPASPALADSTPSPLADSAPPALAGLPAGRQQGIAFDAAGRCAAACITTGAETRCYLGPPGGAGNLVAVADGHTTLVDLSPDGRTIALAGRAGTGTAISVIRLTDGRTDVVPGSDRERIWALEFRPGDRPEPELLVVAETEDGYRVGTWRADQGVELSRDLSYDSEITAHWYGDAGRVLIQHDRAGRSRLLLADLDTGEQVTVVTPPGTILDLSCDPGGAVHYVWTRESVPPRCLVADPATAVTGPPGKAGPRAATGPPATAGPPAGTGTSTATGPPAVAGRSELWTVQPYGRIHSFLATPPGPGPWPTLFLVHGGPYLHDRDAFDPRVELFVRAGYAVVRTNYRGSTGYGPNWQRAFDHRVGLAQLDDLAAVRRHLIGLDVAEPGRIGLCGYSWGGYLVLLAMGVAPADWAVGLAVAPVADYPAAYRDTTAALREVDDELFGGGPDDVPRRYHAADPMTYLDRVRGPLFIAAATEDDRCPPEQVRRYVARLRLRGVPHRLHWMPGGHHGDAAGQTRAFGELLRYASETLRPDPSGATGPEGRPEPTAGKEVNGMKRRSVRHDPIASGERERGAVIVKMLLNMDQAVPAPRQHVTEAAADKAAGE, from the coding sequence GTGACCACACCACACGCGCCTGCCTTCGCTGCCCACCGGCCCGCACGGGCCATCGAGCTTCACGACGACGGCACGTCCACCCAGGTGCTGGCCTGGGACCGCGACACCCGAGCACGCCGGATCCGCACCAACGCGGCGCACGGGGTGACCGCCTGCGACATCGAGCCGGACGGCGAGCACTTCTGGTGGTTCGACGCGGACCCGACCGGAGCCGGGATCTGGCGGCGGCAACCGGTCTGGCCACTCCCGACGGCCGTCGCCGAACCGCCCCCAGCGCGCACCGGCCCGGCGCCGGCCGTCGCCGAACCCGCGTCGCCGGCCCTCGCCGATTCCACGCCGTCGCCCCTCGCCGACTCCGCGCCGCCGGCCCTCGCCGGCCTGCCGGCCGGGCGGCAGCAGGGCATCGCCTTCGACGCCGCCGGCCGGTGCGCCGCCGCCTGCATCACCACCGGAGCCGAGACCCGCTGCTACCTCGGACCGCCCGGTGGCGCCGGCAACCTGGTCGCGGTCGCCGACGGGCACACCACGCTTGTCGACCTGAGCCCCGACGGGCGGACGATCGCGCTGGCCGGACGGGCCGGCACCGGCACCGCGATCAGCGTCATCCGGCTCACCGACGGGCGTACCGACGTCGTGCCGGGCAGCGACCGCGAGCGGATCTGGGCGCTGGAGTTCCGCCCCGGCGACCGCCCCGAACCGGAACTGCTTGTCGTGGCCGAGACGGAGGATGGCTACCGGGTCGGCACCTGGCGCGCCGACCAGGGCGTCGAACTGTCCCGGGACCTGTCGTACGACTCGGAGATCACCGCCCACTGGTACGGCGACGCCGGGCGGGTGCTCATCCAGCACGACCGGGCCGGCCGCAGCCGGCTGCTGCTGGCCGACCTCGACACCGGCGAGCAGGTCACCGTGGTCACCCCGCCCGGCACGATCCTGGACCTGAGCTGCGACCCGGGCGGTGCCGTCCACTACGTCTGGACCCGCGAGTCGGTGCCACCCCGATGCCTGGTCGCCGACCCCGCTACGGCGGTCACCGGACCGCCCGGCAAAGCGGGACCGCGCGCCGCGACCGGGCCGCCCGCCACCGCCGGGCCGCCCGCCGGGACCGGGACGTCCACCGCGACCGGTCCGCCGGCCGTGGCCGGGCGGAGTGAGCTGTGGACCGTTCAGCCGTACGGTCGGATCCACAGTTTCCTCGCCACCCCGCCCGGCCCCGGGCCGTGGCCCACCCTGTTCCTGGTGCACGGCGGGCCGTACCTGCACGACCGGGACGCCTTCGACCCGCGGGTCGAACTGTTCGTCCGGGCCGGGTACGCGGTGGTGCGCACCAACTACCGGGGGTCGACCGGGTACGGGCCGAACTGGCAACGGGCGTTCGACCACCGGGTCGGGCTGGCGCAACTGGACGACCTCGCCGCGGTCCGCCGGCACCTGATCGGTCTCGACGTCGCCGAACCCGGCCGGATCGGGCTGTGCGGCTACTCCTGGGGCGGCTACCTCGTACTGCTCGCGATGGGTGTGGCGCCGGCCGACTGGGCGGTCGGCCTCGCCGTCGCCCCGGTCGCCGACTACCCGGCCGCGTACCGGGACACCACCGCGGCGCTGCGGGAGGTGGACGACGAACTCTTCGGCGGCGGCCCGGACGACGTACCGCGCCGGTACCACGCCGCCGATCCGATGACCTACCTGGACCGGGTACGCGGACCGCTGTTCATCGCCGCGGCCACCGAGGACGACCGGTGCCCGCCGGAGCAGGTGCGCCGCTACGTCGCGCGGCTGCGGCTCCGCGGCGTGCCGCACCGGCTGCACTGGATGCCCGGCGGCCACCACGGCGACGCCGCCGGGCAGACGCGCGCGTTCGGCGAATTGCTCCGGTACGCCAGCGAGACGCTGCGTCCGGACCCGAGCGGGGCGACCGGACCGGAAGGTCGCCCGGAACCGACGGCAGGGAAGGAGGTGAATGGCATGAAGCGACGCAGCGTACGTCACGACCCGATCGCCAGCGGTGAGCGGGAGCGTGGGGCGGTCATCGTCAAGATGCTCCTCAACATGGACCAGGCGGTCCCGGCCCCGCGGCAGCACGTGACCGAGGCGGCGGCCGACAAGGCGGCCGGCGAGTGA
- a CDS encoding glycosyl hydrolase has protein sequence MKPSARPLPRVLVASTSLLLLTGVVFAVVSGTRPAEAATVGAGSYTTTPVGPLPNGCGSISTSPRQFATADAPPGAVPTNDWWSSLLFKRTDCAYSEPLHAHPLSYDTFGDGLGFSANSTPSISGTATGVGEYHYPYVEDIRVGVAGLAAPVVKAADWTDWTVTPYWSDGSRTLRATIGHGLPFAYFQATGGNARITVTGSPTVWANDGPTIGFSVHGHDYVGYAPSGASWTVSGGTFSSTLNGRGYFSVALLPTTSGTPAADRAALAGTYGRYAHAHVTGTRVSYAYDPATSRVTTTYAFTVTAREGTATQTVVSLYPHQWKALTGATPIAQSYPSARGTMKVLTGVSQFRTAMAFHGVLPELPAVGDGAGTDRTTLGSLLAAERANPMDQRGGDTYWTGKGLGRAARLAEIADLVGETAVRDSALDAIRGSLTNWFTASGGETGQLFYYDQNWGTLIGYPASYGSDQELNDHHFHYGYFVAAAATLAKFDPAWAATDRYGGMVDLLIRDADNYDRTDSRFPYLRDFDIYAGHDWASGHGSFASGNNQESSSEGMNFANALIQWGQVTGNREVRDAGVFLYATQAAAIREYWFDVDDENFPSAFEHSCVGMVWGTAARTPPGSAPNRR, from the coding sequence ATGAAACCGTCCGCCCGTCCCCTGCCCCGGGTGCTGGTCGCCAGCACCTCCCTGCTGCTGCTCACCGGTGTCGTGTTCGCCGTGGTGAGCGGCACCCGACCGGCCGAAGCGGCCACCGTCGGCGCCGGCAGCTACACCACCACCCCGGTCGGCCCGCTGCCCAACGGCTGCGGCTCCATCTCCACGTCCCCCCGGCAGTTCGCCACCGCCGACGCTCCGCCGGGCGCCGTGCCCACCAACGACTGGTGGTCCTCGCTGCTGTTCAAGCGCACCGACTGCGCATACAGCGAACCGCTGCACGCCCACCCGCTGTCGTACGACACCTTCGGCGACGGGCTCGGCTTCTCGGCCAACTCCACCCCGTCGATCAGCGGCACCGCGACCGGGGTGGGCGAATACCACTATCCGTACGTCGAGGACATCCGCGTCGGGGTCGCCGGCCTGGCGGCGCCCGTGGTGAAGGCGGCCGACTGGACCGACTGGACCGTCACGCCGTACTGGAGCGACGGCTCCCGGACGCTGCGCGCCACCATCGGGCACGGCCTGCCGTTCGCCTACTTCCAGGCCACCGGCGGGAACGCCCGGATCACCGTGACCGGCAGCCCGACCGTGTGGGCGAACGACGGCCCGACGATCGGCTTCTCGGTGCACGGCCACGACTACGTCGGCTACGCCCCCTCCGGGGCGAGCTGGACGGTCAGCGGCGGCACGTTCTCCTCGACGCTCAACGGCCGGGGCTACTTCTCGGTCGCCCTGCTGCCCACCACGTCCGGCACCCCCGCCGCCGACCGCGCGGCGCTGGCCGGCACGTACGGCCGGTACGCCCACGCGCACGTCACGGGCACCCGGGTGAGCTACGCCTACGACCCGGCGACCAGCCGGGTGACCACCACGTACGCGTTCACCGTGACGGCCCGGGAGGGCACCGCCACGCAGACCGTGGTGAGCCTCTACCCGCACCAGTGGAAGGCGCTGACCGGCGCCACCCCGATCGCCCAGAGCTACCCCTCGGCGCGCGGCACCATGAAGGTGCTCACCGGGGTCAGCCAGTTCCGCACGGCGATGGCCTTCCACGGCGTACTGCCGGAACTGCCGGCCGTCGGCGACGGCGCCGGCACCGACCGGACCACCCTGGGCAGCCTGTTGGCCGCGGAACGGGCCAACCCGATGGACCAGCGCGGCGGCGACACCTACTGGACGGGCAAGGGCCTCGGCCGGGCCGCGCGGCTCGCCGAGATCGCCGACCTGGTCGGCGAGACGGCGGTCCGGGACAGCGCGCTGGACGCGATCCGGGGCAGCCTCACCAACTGGTTCACCGCCAGCGGCGGCGAGACCGGCCAGCTGTTCTACTACGACCAGAACTGGGGCACCCTGATCGGCTACCCGGCGTCGTACGGGTCCGACCAGGAGCTGAACGACCACCACTTCCACTACGGCTACTTCGTGGCCGCCGCGGCCACGCTGGCCAAGTTCGACCCGGCCTGGGCCGCGACGGACCGGTACGGCGGGATGGTCGACCTGCTCATCCGGGACGCTGACAACTACGACCGGACCGACAGCCGCTTCCCGTACCTGCGCGACTTCGACATCTACGCGGGGCACGACTGGGCCTCGGGGCACGGCTCGTTCGCCTCGGGCAACAACCAGGAGTCCTCCTCGGAGGGGATGAACTTCGCCAACGCGCTGATCCAGTGGGGGCAGGTGACCGGCAACCGGGAGGTACGCGACGCGGGCGTCTTCCTCTACGCGACGCAGGCCGCGGCGATCCGGGAGTACTGGTTCGACGTCGACGACGAGAACTTCCCGAGCGCCTTCGAACACTCCTGCGTGGGCATGGTCTGGGGGACGGCGGCGCGTACGCCACCTGGTTCAGCGCCGAACCGGAGATGA
- a CDS encoding LacI family DNA-binding transcriptional regulator — MTGAGRPSAAVQGRPTLEAVARRAGVSRATVSRVVNGSPTVAEEIQARVRRAVDEMGYVPNQAARSLVTQRTGSIALVLTEEANRVFSDDQVFPGIILGVSQELESADRQLVLVLAHSPASHERIERYAVGRHVDGVLIASLHGADPLPATLARSAVPVVCGGRPLGRASALPHVDVDQAGGVQAAIRHLLATGRRRIATIAGPQDMGAGIDRLTAYRDALRNSDRRSIVAVGDFTRDSGAVAMRQLLADDPALDAVFVASDLMAHGALRTLREAGRRVPDDVAVVGFDDIEMSRFTDPPLTTVRQPIVEIGRRMAQQILRLLAGEQIQTTITLGTELVIRESS; from the coding sequence GTGACGGGTGCGGGGCGACCGTCGGCCGCCGTACAGGGACGGCCGACCCTGGAGGCGGTGGCACGGCGCGCGGGCGTGTCCCGGGCAACGGTGTCGCGGGTGGTGAACGGCTCGCCGACCGTCGCCGAGGAGATCCAGGCCCGGGTCCGGCGCGCGGTCGACGAGATGGGGTACGTGCCGAACCAGGCGGCCCGCAGCCTGGTCACGCAGCGGACCGGCTCGATCGCCCTGGTGTTGACCGAGGAGGCGAACCGGGTCTTCTCCGACGACCAGGTCTTTCCCGGCATCATCCTCGGGGTCAGCCAGGAACTGGAGTCCGCCGACCGGCAGTTGGTGCTGGTGCTGGCGCACTCGCCGGCCAGCCACGAGCGGATCGAGCGGTACGCGGTGGGCCGGCACGTCGACGGGGTGCTGATCGCCTCGCTGCACGGCGCCGACCCGTTGCCCGCCACGCTGGCCCGGTCGGCCGTGCCGGTGGTCTGCGGCGGCCGGCCGCTCGGCCGGGCGAGCGCGCTGCCGCACGTCGACGTCGACCAGGCCGGCGGCGTGCAGGCCGCGATCCGGCACCTGCTGGCCACCGGACGCCGGCGGATCGCGACCATCGCCGGCCCGCAGGACATGGGCGCCGGCATCGACCGGCTGACCGCCTACCGCGACGCGCTGCGCAACTCCGACCGCCGGTCGATCGTGGCGGTCGGGGACTTCACCCGGGACTCCGGCGCCGTGGCCATGCGGCAACTCCTGGCCGACGATCCCGCGCTCGACGCGGTCTTCGTGGCCTCCGACCTGATGGCCCACGGCGCGCTGCGCACCCTGCGGGAGGCCGGCCGGCGGGTGCCGGACGACGTCGCCGTGGTCGGCTTCGACGACATCGAGATGTCCCGGTTCACCGACCCGCCGCTGACCACCGTGCGGCAACCGATCGTGGAGATCGGCCGGCGGATGGCGCAGCAGATCCTGCGGCTGCTCGCCGGGGAGCAGATCCAGACCACGATCACCCTGGGGACCGAGCTGGTGATCCGGGAATCCAGCTGA
- a CDS encoding ABC transporter substrate-binding protein, with the protein MRASPYRRIAATALAAVAALPALAACGGSDDAADGTITLTVDVFGQFGYQDLYRQYEASHPNIKIVERGTGTNLDDYSPKLTQWLAAGAGAGDVVAIEEGLLTEYKAHPNNFVNLLDHGAGDLEGNFMAWKWQQGLTADGKQLIGLGTDVGGMAMCYRTDLFAKAGLPTDRDEVSKLWPTWEDYISTGRKFVAANTGASFLDAATNTFNTILLQAAGNSAGYSYYDTGDNLVVDSNPAVRQAWDTTVEIIDAKLSGRYGAWSDEWVAAFKQAKFATIACPAWMTGVIEGNSGPEAKGKWDIATVPGNGGNWGGSFLAVPRQGKHQKEAVELAEFLTSPEGQIGAFKDKGTLPSSPQALDDPAVTDAHNAYFNDAPVGEIFGTGARSLKPVYMGPKNQAVRTEVENAVRTVELGQRTSEQGWADAVAKAKTAAQK; encoded by the coding sequence ATGAGAGCCAGCCCGTACCGCCGTATCGCGGCGACCGCCCTCGCCGCGGTCGCCGCACTGCCCGCGCTCGCCGCCTGCGGCGGCTCGGACGACGCCGCCGACGGCACGATCACGCTGACCGTCGACGTGTTCGGCCAGTTCGGCTACCAGGACCTGTACCGGCAGTACGAGGCCAGCCACCCCAACATCAAGATCGTCGAGCGGGGCACCGGGACGAACCTCGACGACTACTCGCCGAAGCTGACCCAGTGGCTGGCCGCCGGCGCCGGGGCCGGCGACGTGGTCGCCATCGAGGAGGGGCTGCTGACCGAGTACAAGGCCCACCCGAACAACTTCGTGAACCTGCTGGACCACGGCGCCGGCGACCTTGAGGGCAACTTCATGGCCTGGAAGTGGCAGCAGGGGCTGACCGCCGACGGCAAGCAGCTGATCGGCCTCGGCACCGACGTCGGCGGGATGGCCATGTGCTACCGCACGGACCTGTTCGCCAAGGCCGGCCTGCCCACCGACCGGGACGAGGTGTCGAAGCTCTGGCCCACCTGGGAGGACTACATCAGCACCGGGCGCAAGTTCGTCGCCGCGAACACCGGAGCCAGCTTCCTGGACGCCGCGACCAACACCTTCAACACGATCCTGTTGCAGGCCGCCGGCAACTCCGCCGGCTACAGCTACTACGACACCGGCGACAACCTCGTGGTGGACAGCAACCCCGCGGTGCGCCAGGCGTGGGACACCACCGTCGAGATCATCGACGCGAAGCTCTCCGGCCGGTACGGCGCCTGGTCCGACGAGTGGGTGGCCGCGTTCAAGCAGGCCAAGTTCGCCACCATCGCCTGCCCGGCCTGGATGACCGGCGTGATCGAGGGCAACTCCGGCCCCGAGGCCAAGGGCAAGTGGGACATCGCCACGGTGCCGGGCAACGGCGGCAACTGGGGTGGCTCCTTCCTCGCCGTACCCCGGCAGGGCAAGCACCAGAAGGAGGCCGTCGAGCTGGCCGAGTTCCTCACCAGCCCGGAGGGCCAGATCGGCGCCTTCAAGGACAAGGGCACCCTGCCCTCCTCCCCGCAGGCCCTGGACGACCCGGCCGTGACCGACGCGCACAACGCGTACTTCAACGACGCCCCCGTCGGCGAGATCTTCGGCACCGGCGCCCGCAGCCTCAAGCCGGTGTACATGGGGCCGAAGAACCAGGCCGTCCGGACCGAGGTCGAGAACGCGGTACGCACCGTCGAACTCGGCCAGCGCACCTCCGAGCAGGGCTGGGCCGACGCCGTGGCGAAGGCCAAGACCGCCGCGCAGAAGTGA